From the Solanum stenotomum isolate F172 chromosome 4, ASM1918654v1, whole genome shotgun sequence genome, one window contains:
- the LOC125861863 gene encoding putative disease resistance RPP13-like protein 1 encodes MDIGLAVGGAFLSSALQVLFDRLTPQCDFLNLFQGRRQDQRLLKKLHINLLALRAVVHHIEIQQICDEDIRTWLNQLQDAVDSADNLLDEISYEVVRVKLLVSGEETSQQVRFCYLDSMMPKLEETIETLEDLEKQMHCLTISLKAQLVTGKKDSPKRLPSTSLVDESGVFGRYQEVEEIIRKLLSSDDAAQGSSDVIPIVGLGGMGKTTLARAVYNDKRIKQHFNITAWVCVSEEYDAFRITTTLLGEIIGSLDSKVSASNLNQLQIKLSHRLKGKRFLFVLDDVWNESYTDWDELRCPFVHGREGSRIILTTRKESVAMMMGSEMIQLKSLSEEDCWSLFKTHSFENRDPNEYPELEVAGKQIVGKCKGLPLAVKTLAGLLRSKSNIEEWERLLRSEIWELPSDILPVLKLSYNDLSPVLKRCFAYCALFPKDHPFGRDEVVQLWIANGLITQGESDETIEDTGNQYFLELRSRSLLQKASDFSLFKWEAREVFLMHDLVNDLAQVVSAKLCLRLEDCPRPHILKRVRHLSYLRDCYGEFDKFKSLSGLEYLRTLIPVRINFYSFLSKKVVYDILPTLTSLRALSLSGYQNHEFPDALFINLKHLRYLDFSRTKITKLPDSVCTLYNLQTLLLLNCWGLVELPPEMQRLINLRHLDIRGTGISWNIPLQKSKLQILLLSYSTRFVVGACSDSRIEELGELQNLHGSLSISELQNVVNGREAIKGNMKDKKHLEELSLSWSGINADDSQIEREILDKLKPDKNIKKLEINGYRGTKFPDWFGDHSFSKLVSLHLRKCRDCDSLPALGQLPSLKHLSVSGMHRILQLTQEFYGSVSSVPPFRALTNLVFKQMPELIEWHVLENESFPQLKHLDIINCPKLIGELPKSLPFLATLRISGCPKLGVLPDGQVAMFGIHLSLIHQNFTSLQKLRISDMPNLVELPSEICGLTNLGELRISNCARLRIIRIQEMQQLIELVIRNCPDLMSLTILSLPVTLEKIHISQCGKLELEFPEDSMTGSCCNMFFEELRLENCESLRHLPFGFFPRVHTLIVYSCRHLQTLSFPHGIDTLEVERCGNLKALTVPKGIHLKFLHSMKISGCDNLTSFPQKLAAPSLKYLWVYDCQKLKALPDYMHELLPSLKNLWISNCPELESFPDGGLPFNIEILDISSCQNLITGREEWGLQRLPYLRCFRIYGSDETSILDESWKLPQSIQTITIEGLPRLKTLSGKALEGFKNLQVLEIKHCPQLQSLPAEGLQGLTSLATLEIEDCCQLKSLPEVGLPSSLSVLKISSCPQFLSLPENGLPSSVCRLEINDCPLLTPRLHNKKEEDWLKIAGIHTLLIDYELV; translated from the coding sequence ATGGATATCGGTTTAGCAGTTGGAGGTGCGTTCCTCTCTTCAGCTCTGCAAGTTCTCTTTGATCGACTCACCCCACAGTGTGATTTCCTTAATCTCTTCCAAGGACGGAGGCAAGATCAGCGTCTCTTAAAAAAGCTTCATATTAATTTACTTGCTCTTCGTGCTGTTGTCCATCACATCGAGATCCAGCAGATTTGTGACGAAGATATTCGGACTTGGCTGAACCAACTTCAGGATGCTGTGGACAGTGCGGATAACTTATTGGATGAGATCAGTTATGAAGTTGTGAGAGTGAAGCTGCTGGTATCTGGGGAGGAAACAAGCCAGCAGGTTCGTTTTTGCTACTTAGACTCCATGATGCCCAAATTGGAAGAGACCATTGAAACATTGGAAGATTTGGAAAAACAAATGCATTGCCTCACGATCAGCCTGAAAGCTCAACTGGTGACGGGTAAAAAGGATTCACCTAAACGTCTCCCATCAACTTCTTTGGTTGATGAATCAGGGGTATTTGGTAGGTATCAGGAAGTTGAGGAAATAATTAGGAAGTTGTTATCATCTGATGATGCTGCACAAGGATCTAGTGATGTGATTCCGATAGTGGGATTGGGTGGAATGGGCAAGACAACACTTGCTCGAGCCGTTTACAATGATAAGAGGATAAAACAACATTTCAATATTACAGCATGGGTTTGTGTTTCAGAAGAATATGACGCTTTCAGAATTACAACAACATTACTTGGAGAGATAATTGGGTCATTGGACTCAAAAGTGAGTGCCAGCAATCTTAATCAGCTCCAAATTAAGCTAAGTCACAGGCTTAAAGGGAAAAGGTTTCTTTTTGTTCTAGATGATGTATGGAATGAAAGCTACACTGATTGGGATGAGTTAAGGTGTCCTTTTGTTCATGGGCGAGAGGGAAGCAGGATCATTTtaacaacaagaaaagaaagtgttgCCATGATGATGGGAAGTGAGATGATTCAGTTGAAATCTCTTTCTGAGGAAGATTGCTGGTCTTTGTTTAAAACACATTCATTTGAAAATAGAGATCCCAACGAATATCCAGAGCTTGAAGTGGCTGGTAAGCAAATTGTGGGGAAGTGCAAAGGGTTACCTTTAGCTGTGAAGACGTTGGCAGGTCTATTGCGCTCTAAATCAAATATTGAAGAGTGGGAACGTCTTCTGCGAAGTGAAATATGGGAGCTACCAAGTGACATATTACCAGTGCTCAAACTAAGCTATAATGACCTTTCTCCGGTGCTTAAGCGTTGCTTTGCTTATTGTGCACTATTTCCTAAAGATCACCCCTTTGGTCGTGACGAGGTTGTTCAACTATGGATTGCGAATGGCCTTATAACACAGGGAGAAAGTGATGAAACAATTGAAGATACAGGGAATCAATACTTTTTGGAGCTAAGATCAAGATCCTTGTTACAAAAGGCATCTGATTTCTCTTTGTTTAAATGGGAAGCAAGGGAGGTATTCTTGATGCATGACCTTGTCAATGATTTGGCTCAAGTTGTGTCTGCAAAACTTTGTCTTAGGCTTGAAGATTGTCCAAGGCCTCACATATTGAAAAGAGTTCGACATTTGTCATATCTTAGAGATTGCTATGGTGAGTTTGACAAGTTCAAATCTCTTTCTGGCCTTGAGTATTTGAGGACATTGATTCCCGTAAGgattaatttttattcatttctgAGCAAAAAAGTTGTGTATGACATACTGCCAACACTCACCTCCTTGAGGGCATTATCCTTATCTGGATATCAAAACCATGAGTTTCCTGATGCCCTGTTCATCAATTTGAAGCACCTACGCTATTTGGACTTTTCTCGTACAAAAATTACAAAACTACCAGATTCAGTTTGTACTTTGTATAATCTACAAACATTGTTGCTGTTGAATTGTTGGGGTCTTGTTGAGTTGCCACCAGAGATGCAAAGATTAATCAACTTGCGTCATCTTGATATTCGAGGAACTGGTATTTCGTGGAACATTCCTCTACAGAAAAGCAAGTTGCAGATTCTCCTACTTTCTTATTCAACAAGATTTGTGGTGGGTGCATGTAGTGATTCAAGAATTgaagagttgggtgaacttcaaaaTCTCCATGGGTCCTTATCAATTTCAGAATTGCAAAATGTTGTTAATGGCAGGGAAGCTATTAAGGGAAACATGAAGGATAAAAAGCACCTTGAAGAGCTATCTTTGTCATGGAGTGGCATTAATGCTGATGATTCGCAAATTGAAAGAGAGATTCTGGATAAGTTAAAGCCagataaaaatattaagaaactGGAGATCAATGGGTATCGAGGGACAAAGTTTCCAGATTGGTTTGGAGATCATTCATTTAGTAAGCTTGTCTCATTGCATCTCCGGAAATGCAGGGATTGCGATTCTTTACCAGCACTTGGACAACTGCCATCTCTCAAACATCTTTCAGTCAGTGGAATGCATCGGATACTGCAATTGACTCAAGAATTCTATGGGAGTGTGTCTTCAGTTCCACCATTTAGAGCTCTCACAAACCTTGTGTTTAAGCAAATGCCAGAATTGATAGAATGGCATGTGTTAGAGAATGAAAGCTTTCCTCAACTCAAGCATCTCGACATAATTAATTGTCCTAAACTGATAGGGGAGCTACCTAAAAGTCTTCCATTTTTAGCTACATTAAGGATTTCTGGCTGCCCAAAGCTTGGGGTTCTTCCTGATGGTCAAGTGGCTATGTTTGGAATCCATTTGAGTTTGATCCATCAAAACTTCACGTCTCTTcagaaattgagaatttcagACATGCCAAACTTGGTGGAGTTGCCATCAGAAATATGTGGACTAACAAATCTTGGAGAATTGAGGATATCTAATTGTGCAAGGTTAAGAATAATCAGGATTCAGGAAATGCAACAGCTTATTGAATTGGTTATTCGAAATTGTCCAGATCTTATGTCCTTAACAATTCTGAGTCTACCAGTAACACtggaaaaaatacatatttcaCAATGCGGAAAATTGGAGTTGGAGTTTCCAGAAGATAGCATGACTGGAAGCTGCTGTAACATGTTCTTTGAAGAATTAAGACTTGAAAATTGTGAGTCTCTACGTCATCTCCCCTTTGGCTTTTTCCCTAGAGTACATACTCTCATAGTCTACAGTTGTAGGCACCTTCAAACGCTTTCATTTCCACATGGAATTGACACCCTTGAAGTAGAAAGATGTGGGAATCTTAAAGCACTTACAGTACCAAAGGGAATTCATCTGAAATTTCTGCATTCGATGAAAATCTCAGGCTGTGATAATCTGACTTCTTTTCCACAAAAACTTGCTGCTCCGAGCTTGAAGTATCTTTGGGTTTATGACTGCCAGAAACTGAAAGCACTGCCAGATTATATGCATGAACTCCTTCCATCTCTTAAAAATCTTTGGATTTCCAACTGTCCTGAACTTGAGTCCTTCCCTGATGGAGGATTGCCCTTCAATATAGAAATCCTAGACATCTCTAGTTGTCAAAATCTGATTACTGGCAGAGAGGAGTGGGGTCTACAGAGACTCCCTTATCTTAGATGTTTCAGAATTTATGGTTCTGATGAAACTTCAATTCTAGACGAAAGTTGGAAGCTGCCGCAGAGCATCCAAACAATTACCATAGAGGGTCTTCCTCGTCTGAAAACACTAAGTGGGAAAGCTCTTGAAGGATTCAAGAATCTTCAAGTTTTGGAAATTAAGCACTGCCCTCAGCTTCAATCACTACCAGCGGAAGGTCTTCAAGGCCTCACCTCTCTTGCAACATTAGAGATTGAAGACTGTTGTCAGCTGAAATCACTTCCAGAAGTAGGGTTGCCTTCCTCGCTTTCTGTTCTGAAGATCTCTTCCTGCCCACAGTTTCTATCACTACCAGAAAATGGTCTCCCCTCCTCTGTATGTCGATTAGAGATCAATGACTGTCCATTGCTTACTCCTCGTTTACATAACAAGAAAGAGGAGGACTGGCTAAAGATTGCTGGAATCCACACTCTACTTATAGACTATGAATTGGTCTAG